One window from the genome of Alosa alosa isolate M-15738 ecotype Scorff River chromosome 15, AALO_Geno_1.1, whole genome shotgun sequence encodes:
- the ints4 gene encoding integrator complex subunit 4 isoform X1 gives MMAAHLKKRVYEEFSKVVQQHPLEEVPAKKLRLTKPSKSAALHLDLCKATNPTDALQYLLQFARKTVEAESVEGVARILLEHYYKQETDTSVRLKIASLLGLLSKTQGFSPDCIVDDAISTLNNEKSHQVLAQLLDTLLVIGTQLPDSVAITQRLIEVACKHLSDTYFGVRNKCLQLLGCLGTVDKPLTKESDATTGTSGAPTRDVQSVISDYFADQDPRVRTAAIKAMLQLHDRGMKLQQTIYNQACKLLNDDYEQVRSAAVQMVWVLSQLYAESIVPIPSSNEEIRLVDDSFGKICHMVSDGSWVVRVQAAKLLGSMLQVSPHFLEQTLDKKLMSDLRRKRTAHERAKELYASGEFSSGRRWADDAPKEKVDTSGVNLIDSGACGAFVHGLEDEMYEVRTASVEALCLLAQSSASFAEKCLDFLVDMFNDEIEEVRLQSIHALRQISIHITLREDQLDTVLAVLEDSSRDIREALHELLCYTNVSTKECIQLALLELLKNLTKYPTDRNSVWKCLKFLGVRHPTLVLPLVPELLSTHPYFDTPEPDMDDPAYIAVLVLVFNAAKSCPTMSALFSDHTFRHYAYLRDSLSHLVPQLRLPGKKLTSGLGSEACGPGSGSVESARLFLQDSLAHVSMLQSLEAPGAQDLLDFTIRDLQRLGELQTELAGSADFCATYLRCQLLLTKALQEKLWNIAVPLCLKQNAMASAAVKQILEETYKLEFLYSGLETRQVATIHHVRLQAKALQLVLTARTKRGVDPLIGISEKFIQEVESFQRLFMSELPHFQESFVEKLLEVMPRLVACKPLDLVKILQTTLRQSGFLHLKIPEQIHRASATIIEPTGESDNPLRFTTGLVVALDIDATLEHVQEPQNTVKVQVLYPDGQAHIIHPKPGDFRHPGPGRVRLITQVYLSHSAWTEPCQIEVRLLLAYSSSTSKLSSPKPAWNESTEGLPQTESSIEGTIPLSKPVKVFIMPKLARR, from the exons aTGATGGCAGCCCATTTGAAGAAGCGAGTTTACGAGGAATTTTCCAAAGTTGTACAG CAACATCCCCTTGAAGAGGTCCCTGCTAAAAAGCTCCGATTAACCAAGCCCAGCAAGTCTGCTGCGCTGCACTTGGATCTGTGCAAGGCCACCAATCCCACAGATGCTCTGCAGTATTTGCTACAGTTTGCCCGCAAGACAGTGGAGGCAGAAAGTGTAGAGGGAGTGGCGCGCATTCTTTTGGAACACTACTATAAG CAGGAGACGGACACCTCAGTGCGGCTAAAGATAGCTTCCCTTCTTGGATTGCTGTCCAAAACACAAGGGTTCTCCCCAGATTGTATAGTAGATGATGCTATAAGTACACTTAACAATGAAA AGTCCCATCAGGTCCTAGCCCAGCTGTTGGACACCCTGCTCGTCATTGGCACCCAGCTTCCAGACAGTGTGGCCATCACCCAGAGACTGATAGAGGTGGCATGCAAG CACCTGTCAGACACCTACTTTGGAGTGAGAAACAAGTGCCTTCAGCTTCTGGGCTGCCTTGGGACTGTGGACAAGCCGCTGACCAAAGAGAGTGATGCAACGACAGGGACATCAGGAGCCCCTACAAGAGACGTTCAGAGTGTCATCAGTGATTACTTTGCTGATCAGGATCCAAGAGTCAGGACCGCTGCCATCAAAGCTATG TTGCAACTTCACGACAGAGGGATGAAACTTCAGCAGACCATCTATAATCAG GCCTGTAAGCTGTTAAATGATGACTACGAGCAAGTCCGCTCAGCTGCAGTGCAGATGGTGTGGGTTCTAAGTCAACTTTATGCAGAGAG CATTGTCCCCATCCCGTCATCAAATGAGGAGATCCGGCTAGTGGACGACTCTTTTGGAAAAATCTGCCACATGGTCAGCGACGGCTCATGGGTGGTCAGGGTCCAGGCTGCCAAACTTTTG GGGTCTATGCTCCAGGTCAGCCCCCACTTCTTGGAACAGACATTAGACAAGAAACTGATGTCAGACCTTCGG AGGAAGCGCACAGCCCATGAGCGGGCGAAAGAACTCTACGCCTCAGGAGAGTTCTCCTCTGGCCGAAGGTGGGCAGACGACGCTCCAAAGGAGAAGGTGGACACCTCTGGGGTGAACCTGATTGACTCAGGGGCCTGCGGTGCCTTTGTGCACGGACTGGAGGATGAAATGTATG AGGTGAGGACTGCGTCTGTCGAGGCTCTGTGCTTGCTGGCCCAGTCCTCTGCCAGCTTTGCGGAGAAGTGCCTGGACTTCCTGGTGGACATGTTCAACGATGAAATCGAAGAGGTGCGGCTGCAGTCCATCCACGCGCTCAGACAGATCTCCATCCACATCACCCTCAGAGAGGACCAGCTGGACACGGTGCTCGCTGTGCTTGAG GACTCTTCTCGGGATATCCGCGAGGCCCTGCACGAGCTGCTGTGCTACACCAACGTCTCCACTAAGGAGTGCATCCAGCTGGCACTGCTGGAGCTGCTCAAAAACCTAACCAAGTACCCCACCGACCGCAACTCTGTGTGGAA ATGTCTGAAGTTCCTTGGCGTGCGCCACCCTACCCTGGTTCTGCCCCTGGTTCCTGAGTTGCTGAGCACGCACCCGTACTTTGACACCCCGGAGCCAGACATGGATGACCCAGCCT ATATTGCTGTGCTGGTGCTGGTCTTCAACGCAGCCAAGTCCTGCCCAACCATGTCGGCACTGTTCTCAGACCACACTTTCCGACACTATGCCTACCTGCGAGACAGCCTCTCCCATCTGGTGCCTCAGTTGCGG ctGCCGGGGAAGAAGCTGACGTCTGGGCTGGGTTCGGAGGCGTGTGGGCCGGGCTCGGGCAGCGTGGAGTCGGCCCGCCTCTTCCTGCAGGACAGCCTGGCTCACGTCAGCATGCTGCAGAGTCTGGAGGCACCAGGGGCCCAGGACCTGCTCGACTTCACCATCAG AGATCTGCAGAGGTTGGGGGAGCTACAGACTGAGCTGGCCGGCTCTGCAGACTTCTGTGCCACCTACCTGCGCTGCCAGCTGCTGCTTACAAAG GCCCTGCAGGAGAAGCTTTGGAACATAGCTGTGCCTCTATGTCTGAAGCAGAACGCAATGGCATCAGCTGCAGTCAAACAG ATTCTAGAGGAGACGTACAAGCTGGAGTTCCTGTACAGTGGGCTGGAGACACGTCAGGTGGCCACCATTCACCATGTCCGCCTGCAGGCCAAAGCCTTACAGCTGGTGCTCACTGCCCGAACCAAACGAGG GGTCGACCCCCTCATCGGTATCAGTGAGAAGTTCATCCAGGAAGTGGAATCATTCCAGAG ACTCTTTATGTCCGAGCTGCCCCACTTCCAGGAGAGTTTTGTGGAGAAGCTGCTGGAGGTGATGCCTCGGCTCGTGGCCTGCAAGCCGCTGGATCTGGTGAAGATCCTCCAAACTACCCTCAGACAGAGCGGCTTCCTGCACCTGAAAATCCCTGAGCAG ATCCACCGCGCTTCTGCCACCATCATCGAGCCGACAGGCGAGTCAGACAACCCGCTGCGCTTCACAACAGgcctggtggtggcgctagacaTCGATGCCACGCTGGAGCATGTGCAAGAGCCTCAAAACACAGTAAAAGTCCAG GTGTTGTATCCTGATGGGCAGGCCCACATTATTCATCCCAAACCAGGAGACTTCAGACACCCTGGGCCTGGGCGTGTCCGCCTCATCACCCAGGTGTATCTCTCCCATTCGGCCTGGACAG AGCCGTGTCAGATTGAGGTGAGGTTACTACTGGCCTACAGCTCCAGCACCAGCAAGCTGTCCAGCCCTAAGCCTGCATGGAACGAGAGCACGGAGGGGCTTCCTCAGACCGAGAGCTCCATCGAAGGCACCATCCCACTCAGCAAGCCCGTGAAAGTGTTCATCATGCCCAAATTGGCTCGCCGTTGA
- the ints4 gene encoding integrator complex subunit 4 isoform X2 has product MMAAHLKKRVYEEFSKVVQQHPLEEVPAKKLRLTKPSKSAALHLDLCKATNPTDALQYLLQFARKTVEAESVEGVARILLEHYYKETDTSVRLKIASLLGLLSKTQGFSPDCIVDDAISTLNNEKSHQVLAQLLDTLLVIGTQLPDSVAITQRLIEVACKHLSDTYFGVRNKCLQLLGCLGTVDKPLTKESDATTGTSGAPTRDVQSVISDYFADQDPRVRTAAIKAMLQLHDRGMKLQQTIYNQACKLLNDDYEQVRSAAVQMVWVLSQLYAESIVPIPSSNEEIRLVDDSFGKICHMVSDGSWVVRVQAAKLLGSMLQVSPHFLEQTLDKKLMSDLRRKRTAHERAKELYASGEFSSGRRWADDAPKEKVDTSGVNLIDSGACGAFVHGLEDEMYEVRTASVEALCLLAQSSASFAEKCLDFLVDMFNDEIEEVRLQSIHALRQISIHITLREDQLDTVLAVLEDSSRDIREALHELLCYTNVSTKECIQLALLELLKNLTKYPTDRNSVWKCLKFLGVRHPTLVLPLVPELLSTHPYFDTPEPDMDDPAYIAVLVLVFNAAKSCPTMSALFSDHTFRHYAYLRDSLSHLVPQLRLPGKKLTSGLGSEACGPGSGSVESARLFLQDSLAHVSMLQSLEAPGAQDLLDFTIRDLQRLGELQTELAGSADFCATYLRCQLLLTKALQEKLWNIAVPLCLKQNAMASAAVKQILEETYKLEFLYSGLETRQVATIHHVRLQAKALQLVLTARTKRGVDPLIGISEKFIQEVESFQRLFMSELPHFQESFVEKLLEVMPRLVACKPLDLVKILQTTLRQSGFLHLKIPEQIHRASATIIEPTGESDNPLRFTTGLVVALDIDATLEHVQEPQNTVKVQVLYPDGQAHIIHPKPGDFRHPGPGRVRLITQVYLSHSAWTEPCQIEVRLLLAYSSSTSKLSSPKPAWNESTEGLPQTESSIEGTIPLSKPVKVFIMPKLARR; this is encoded by the exons aTGATGGCAGCCCATTTGAAGAAGCGAGTTTACGAGGAATTTTCCAAAGTTGTACAG CAACATCCCCTTGAAGAGGTCCCTGCTAAAAAGCTCCGATTAACCAAGCCCAGCAAGTCTGCTGCGCTGCACTTGGATCTGTGCAAGGCCACCAATCCCACAGATGCTCTGCAGTATTTGCTACAGTTTGCCCGCAAGACAGTGGAGGCAGAAAGTGTAGAGGGAGTGGCGCGCATTCTTTTGGAACACTACTATAAG GAGACGGACACCTCAGTGCGGCTAAAGATAGCTTCCCTTCTTGGATTGCTGTCCAAAACACAAGGGTTCTCCCCAGATTGTATAGTAGATGATGCTATAAGTACACTTAACAATGAAA AGTCCCATCAGGTCCTAGCCCAGCTGTTGGACACCCTGCTCGTCATTGGCACCCAGCTTCCAGACAGTGTGGCCATCACCCAGAGACTGATAGAGGTGGCATGCAAG CACCTGTCAGACACCTACTTTGGAGTGAGAAACAAGTGCCTTCAGCTTCTGGGCTGCCTTGGGACTGTGGACAAGCCGCTGACCAAAGAGAGTGATGCAACGACAGGGACATCAGGAGCCCCTACAAGAGACGTTCAGAGTGTCATCAGTGATTACTTTGCTGATCAGGATCCAAGAGTCAGGACCGCTGCCATCAAAGCTATG TTGCAACTTCACGACAGAGGGATGAAACTTCAGCAGACCATCTATAATCAG GCCTGTAAGCTGTTAAATGATGACTACGAGCAAGTCCGCTCAGCTGCAGTGCAGATGGTGTGGGTTCTAAGTCAACTTTATGCAGAGAG CATTGTCCCCATCCCGTCATCAAATGAGGAGATCCGGCTAGTGGACGACTCTTTTGGAAAAATCTGCCACATGGTCAGCGACGGCTCATGGGTGGTCAGGGTCCAGGCTGCCAAACTTTTG GGGTCTATGCTCCAGGTCAGCCCCCACTTCTTGGAACAGACATTAGACAAGAAACTGATGTCAGACCTTCGG AGGAAGCGCACAGCCCATGAGCGGGCGAAAGAACTCTACGCCTCAGGAGAGTTCTCCTCTGGCCGAAGGTGGGCAGACGACGCTCCAAAGGAGAAGGTGGACACCTCTGGGGTGAACCTGATTGACTCAGGGGCCTGCGGTGCCTTTGTGCACGGACTGGAGGATGAAATGTATG AGGTGAGGACTGCGTCTGTCGAGGCTCTGTGCTTGCTGGCCCAGTCCTCTGCCAGCTTTGCGGAGAAGTGCCTGGACTTCCTGGTGGACATGTTCAACGATGAAATCGAAGAGGTGCGGCTGCAGTCCATCCACGCGCTCAGACAGATCTCCATCCACATCACCCTCAGAGAGGACCAGCTGGACACGGTGCTCGCTGTGCTTGAG GACTCTTCTCGGGATATCCGCGAGGCCCTGCACGAGCTGCTGTGCTACACCAACGTCTCCACTAAGGAGTGCATCCAGCTGGCACTGCTGGAGCTGCTCAAAAACCTAACCAAGTACCCCACCGACCGCAACTCTGTGTGGAA ATGTCTGAAGTTCCTTGGCGTGCGCCACCCTACCCTGGTTCTGCCCCTGGTTCCTGAGTTGCTGAGCACGCACCCGTACTTTGACACCCCGGAGCCAGACATGGATGACCCAGCCT ATATTGCTGTGCTGGTGCTGGTCTTCAACGCAGCCAAGTCCTGCCCAACCATGTCGGCACTGTTCTCAGACCACACTTTCCGACACTATGCCTACCTGCGAGACAGCCTCTCCCATCTGGTGCCTCAGTTGCGG ctGCCGGGGAAGAAGCTGACGTCTGGGCTGGGTTCGGAGGCGTGTGGGCCGGGCTCGGGCAGCGTGGAGTCGGCCCGCCTCTTCCTGCAGGACAGCCTGGCTCACGTCAGCATGCTGCAGAGTCTGGAGGCACCAGGGGCCCAGGACCTGCTCGACTTCACCATCAG AGATCTGCAGAGGTTGGGGGAGCTACAGACTGAGCTGGCCGGCTCTGCAGACTTCTGTGCCACCTACCTGCGCTGCCAGCTGCTGCTTACAAAG GCCCTGCAGGAGAAGCTTTGGAACATAGCTGTGCCTCTATGTCTGAAGCAGAACGCAATGGCATCAGCTGCAGTCAAACAG ATTCTAGAGGAGACGTACAAGCTGGAGTTCCTGTACAGTGGGCTGGAGACACGTCAGGTGGCCACCATTCACCATGTCCGCCTGCAGGCCAAAGCCTTACAGCTGGTGCTCACTGCCCGAACCAAACGAGG GGTCGACCCCCTCATCGGTATCAGTGAGAAGTTCATCCAGGAAGTGGAATCATTCCAGAG ACTCTTTATGTCCGAGCTGCCCCACTTCCAGGAGAGTTTTGTGGAGAAGCTGCTGGAGGTGATGCCTCGGCTCGTGGCCTGCAAGCCGCTGGATCTGGTGAAGATCCTCCAAACTACCCTCAGACAGAGCGGCTTCCTGCACCTGAAAATCCCTGAGCAG ATCCACCGCGCTTCTGCCACCATCATCGAGCCGACAGGCGAGTCAGACAACCCGCTGCGCTTCACAACAGgcctggtggtggcgctagacaTCGATGCCACGCTGGAGCATGTGCAAGAGCCTCAAAACACAGTAAAAGTCCAG GTGTTGTATCCTGATGGGCAGGCCCACATTATTCATCCCAAACCAGGAGACTTCAGACACCCTGGGCCTGGGCGTGTCCGCCTCATCACCCAGGTGTATCTCTCCCATTCGGCCTGGACAG AGCCGTGTCAGATTGAGGTGAGGTTACTACTGGCCTACAGCTCCAGCACCAGCAAGCTGTCCAGCCCTAAGCCTGCATGGAACGAGAGCACGGAGGGGCTTCCTCAGACCGAGAGCTCCATCGAAGGCACCATCCCACTCAGCAAGCCCGTGAAAGTGTTCATCATGCCCAAATTGGCTCGCCGTTGA